Genomic segment of Bicyclus anynana chromosome 18, ilBicAnyn1.1, whole genome shotgun sequence:
attacgaATTTTCATAAGAAATAAGACGAAAGCGACGAAAGTTTATACTTTTAAAACTCCGCTAGAGGCGCGAGACGGCTGAAACAACTTTTATTgcgatattattttgtttttggggAGTTAATTACTTgctaaattattgttattagcgATGATaacttttgttaataataattcgtTGAAAGCATTTCATAAGGATACGATTGATATCTTAATGGCAAAGATTTTTGGAGACAATAACTTTTAACttcacataaaaataaaaataaattaattattctaaaATTTATAAAGAGGCAAATTGATGAGCTTCTTCCTTTTCTTctaaaacctgcaaaacatgaATTCTTTACTACAAAAACAGAGATTAAAATTATCAAAGTGCTTAGGTACGtgttaattgaaataaacagttgtttgtattacagaaataaaaacGGAATGTTTCATTAACAAAACTATTTTAGTGTCTCGACATATGTCATATTCATTCTAAGCCGAGATTTAAGAGGAAAATAGTGTTCggtaaatagttaaaatattaacacaatgaaacatcgattctatagacgcattAGATCTTGAACATATACTTTTGATAGAGGGCTAACGTCtcgcgaggcaggtcctattataattggtctgaggctgataatgatgatgaactaacCTGGAGGGTGTATCAGAGTCACGCATCCAAGCAGCACGCGCGGGCGGGTTAGCGTCGACATCGCAGCGTAAGGCAGCTGCGCCACCCGCTGTGAGTGCCACACCGAAGCCAGGCCAGCGCGAGATCACGAACGACGGTGGGTACGTCACGTGGATCTCCAGCTTGGCGGTCAGCGCGGCGGGTGGAGCGGGGCGAGGGGGTGCATCGGGGCGCCTCTGCCGCGCCGCGCATTGTAGCGTGCCGTTGTGTAGCTCCCGTGCTGCTGTTACTACTGCACGCGACCACCACACTCCATCTGCAAGGAATAGGAGCTGAATACGACTCCTTCAAGGTGTCCCCAGTAGACAATGCACAGCAACACATAGTACCGGCAAACCCACGCCGTTGTGTAGCTCACGCACTGCTGTCTAAATCGCTCGCCACCACTACACTTCATCTGCAAGGAATATGGACTGACAACGGTGCCTTCAAAGCATCCCCAGGGGCAAATCCTCAGCTGCAAGACAAGTCCCAGGCAACAAGTAGTTGTCTACAATTGCTAAGAATTCCCCGATAGAAGGGAATCGGATGATAGGTTGCCTGCAGCAAGTCCTGATATCCTCGGCATCAAATCATCACCAACAAACTAGCATTTGGCAACAACACTATGGCAGCAAAACCCTGGCGACAGTTTGTCGGCAACATGACCCCAGCTTTATATATCTTGTAGGTATATCTCCACCAACTAAATTGTTATCGTCTTCATTAACAATTCTTCGTAAAAAATCCTCCGCCTTAGCTTCAAGTTGCCAGCAGCACGGTCTCCGAACAACGTAACCTCAGAAAAACACGTAATTCGACAACTCAGGTGCAATTCTCAGAAAAACCAATAATCAGAATCTAGACGCACGAGACTTTtactaataaattacatttttaactcACTtccaaaagaaagaaatttgcGTGTATGTTTTAACATTTAGTTTTGTGCTTCTCTCACCTATAGTATAATTAGTCTGATGAATCCGCAGGTAGGGTCTGTGATCGAGTGCGGGCTCCAGTGCTAAAAGACGCCAGGACAACTCCGGTGGAGGGACGCCACctacgaataaaataaaagctttccataaaaaaaaacagaaagatATACAAAAAAGATTACATTTAGGGAGAGCTTACAatacactattattattaacgcgaaagttttgcatttaattatgttgtatgtttattttttcacgCAAAGCAAGTGAAATGAAAAGATTTGGCTGAATGATTTGAAATGGAGATGGATTATATCCTCGATTAAAACGTGGGCTAATTTTTACTGCTCAAAAAGCCATGGTTTCCAAGGGATTTGAGGGAAAgctgaatttcacgcgggcgtCTACTAAATTGGAATAACATTTGGAATATCAGAAATTAGTCCcgaaaattatttttccaacaaaaaaatatgactaGGACATCTTAAGATCTAAAGATTTAGTAAGAACGTACTCGAAATCCCTAGAATATTCCCGCTCTCGGTATTGAAACTTTGCAATCATCGTTCCCTACAGTCATAGCTAGTCTGGAACCCAAAAGCAATTTATAAACTAGAAGGTATTCTGAAAGCCATCGAAGCCACGAGCCATTCGCGCTAAATCCGCACCATTCACTCGGTGTACTATCGGAAACAAATTAAGCGAAATATCGGTCAACCGGTGGCAAAGGTATGAATGGGTAAGGAATTTTAAGCCATTCGTAAAGGAAATTGCTACGAGATATTTGAAACGAGCTCGCGGTGCAGCTTCGTTTTGGAAATGTCATTTTCTGTGTGCAGCGGATACGTGGACACTGACAGGCGTTCGATAAGCAATCAGAGTGGGGTAAATGTATGGCACACATATCAACTGGAAAAGAGATCGGCACCGTATCAATTCGAgttgtaattttgtatgaaacttcTTATTGAAACGCACACTAACTGGAATAGTAACGTAATCGCCTTGTCTCAGGACAAGCTTATGGCTTGCTTTCCGCGAGCTTACGTCTTTTGTTTATTCTATGAAaaattagtccttgactgcgatctcaacTGATGTTTAGTGACAATGCATCACTCCTCTCTCGCGCAAAGCTTCGCCGTCAACCTGCTAGACGACAAGCCTTAACCTCAGCATCGCCTAGCCGTAGCCGAATCAACGCCTAGTTGACGACAAAGCGATACGGTTAAGATACTTTCCGAGTTGAATTTGAATGATTACACATCTTCAATGGTAGAGTCAGTAAGCAGTTTCTAGGCAAGTCTGTTCcaattcatcatcaccatcttaGCCAACTGCAACGTAAAATAAGCAATAAACACTAGAACTCACCTTCAGCAACGCACCGCACTTCCAGCACAGTTTTGTCTCTGACGGGCACCCAGGTGTTGCCTGCGTCCAGTCGTCTGCCGTCCACCGCCAGGTACACAGAGCGGACTGGCTCTGGGGACAAGAAAACTACATTAATCTCAGTGAATTTAGTCCGACTCACCATGAAAATGATATACATAATGTTTGAGCTGTGTATGGTCATGAAAACTATTACTGTGCATTTGCGGCTTGCCAGAGTTGTGGGTATAATGATGTGTATATTATTTCCCGGAATTCCCACAACACTTAGGCCTGGTTCAGTATATTGCGGACGACCTAAGTCCTAAGTCCGCGATGGATGATAAAAGGAGATTGAAACTCTTTCATACAATTTGGGCCACGAATGTAAAAGAATGAAATTAGTGTCAATGGATAGCttagatattattaaagtttcactgaaaatattatagaatttgTCAATCTGGAATTAGAGATATATGAGATTTAGTAAAAGTGAGGTTATTTAAGATAACAGCTGATATTACATAACGAATAGCTAATTTTTCAAGTgtgagattttattattaaactaagaTCATTGTTAATTTACTTTTCAAATGGTATGAATGATAAGATAGAATTCAAATGACCGATGAGATCATGGTGAGTAGGGTaaggtctcaaacggtgacggagaaacatcgtgaggaaacctgtattccagagaattttcttaattctctgcgtgtgtgaagtctgccaatccgcattgggccagcgtggtggactattggcctaacccctctcattctgagaggaactcgaactcagcagtgagccgaatatgggttgataataatgagggTAAGGTTAGTAAGGATCAAGGGTaaagagtgataaaataaaacactttatttagttgatttttattcgtcttcaattataattaatatatcatcTAAGAATTGTGCAGGGGGTACTATATTTTCTTGGTACCTAGCCCAACTAAGGTACCATATTATTGACATAACATGTGCGCAGCAGCCTACAGTCCTTTTGCCTACAATGCAATTGcaataataattcaatattgCTTCTCTACCTCTAAGAGAGCTGTcaactaaaatataaacaaaataagtttTTCGACTTATATGTCTAGACTGTATGCGTCCCCGAAGTAGCCATGACCTATTTGAAGCTGACAGCTCTTGAAGTAGGCTACTGCTGACCTCCCTGCACACTTCTATTGAATAACCATCGTTACCCCTTACATGCTCTCCATAATATGAACGTGCCTGCTTAATTTGATAAATACCTAATGATATGAGAATTAATTCACTGTGGGTTAGCTGGggaaaatcatttaaattatcGTTATGCACAGTAATGGTTTCGAAATTCGACCTACGCCTATTATAGTTCTCATTTATAATTACTTCTGCTAAGGCATTTTCAATATTCATATTCAAATTTATCTGATCTAATATTTCCCCAGCATCTACACGATCGACTATAGGAGGGTGAAAACTGTTTAATAAAGCAGCAGCCACCttaaaatctttaataaaatttttactagccacattaaaataattttggcgAAATAACTTGAAATCTCGTTTAAATCTACCGTTGACTACTTCTACAACCCAACGGCATATGGTGACTGCTCTCGACTTATTTGCTTCAATGGTTGAAAGTTGTGTTTCACCCTCCTCTAAAGATGCAGGCACATAAGTTCTATATCCATGTTGATGCAACAGGGGTAACGAATCACGGAAGCCCCTGTCCAATATAAAGGCATCGCcttgaataaaatattcctttaacagagtttcatttgaaaattctcttttcATTATATCCGAGTCGGAAGTAGTTGCAGGATAGGGGCCCAGAACATCTATTATATGTCCATCAGTAGATACAATTAAAAACGGTTTTACCAGATTTCTATATTTATGAAGgctataagtttttttttgatagAGATAATTTGAACTTTTTTCAATATAAGAGTATGTCCCATCAAAAATGACAATAGGCCTGTCAATGCCCTCAAAGTTACCAAACAATGCTTTTGGTATTGTGAGATTTCTGTCTATTATCTGTTGTCTATTTATATGATTTAAGCCTAGAAATCTAGGAACAAAATATTCCGTGAGTAGGTCTCTCACTTTATGTATCCAGTTTTCCAGTGTTCTCCGggaaacttttaataaaattgataacCGTTCATCACTATCCCCAGTTCTAAGTTTCATTAGATATGCTGCTAAAGCTAGGGAAGCTTTTGGTATTTCTAATAACTGAGGCACTTCATGGAACATTTGGTTGAACTGTGTTTTGTTTAACCCAACCCATGTATGTACAACATGTTCTCCCATGGTATCAATGCTGTCAAAATGAAGTAATCCACAATCAATAACGTCTTTTAGGGACATCATATCCTGGATGTGCTTTGCAGTAAAATTCTGTACACAATTAGATCTTAAACTTTCTAGAAAATCCCAGCCTTCAATAACTAAATGAATATCACATAGACGATTATTCTCAGGAACATAATACTTATAACGATTGagcaacatttttctagtaaaaaGAGGAACTCTATACCTCTCTGTTCTCTGGCACCCTTGAATAAAGCACCAACGTTCTGTTTCAACAGCTCTCATATATCCTGGTAATACGATAGTAGGTTCTGGTTGGTTGTTTCTATCTTCTTCAGGCTGGCTAGCAGGAGGCTCAGTTAGAACTTGTGCAGGTATCTGTATTTCTTCATGGGAGCTTCCTTGGGAAGAAGTTGATGGGCCTGAGACCATATGGACAGCAGCTCTGTCTGCAGCCACCCAACAATTATGACATATGTGGCTTCCTTGTTCTATCTACAACAAACACACATCACCTTCATTATAGAAGTCATACTACactcttatttatataaactgaTCTAAGCCATCCAGGGCGCACCCAAACACATACAAAAATTCATTCATATTGGTCCAGCCGTTTAGGAAGAATTTAGTGAAATTCACACATACATTAGaattttacatataattatatacttaaattagGCTGAACTTTGGTAAAACACATAGGGTTGTTGGTTAAActaataaatcattttaatcaGTTTATTAACGGCCCATTACACTGCCACATAGGGACCCCTCCATACAGGGATATGGAACTTTGACCCACCACTCCATATGCATGTTGAGAGGTATTTTGTATTGTTTCCTTTTTGAGTACAAAAGATCCAAAAAGGTTGAAATGTATCAACTCTTTAGCGGGCCCCACAACAACAAATATTGCTTACTTAATAATCACTATTacatgttgataataataacaggGACCAACAGCCTAGTATGCTCTCCGAAGCCTATGCTTCAGGTAGTGGACTGAAAAGCTCTTATAAGACAGAAAAATACAGTATTATTCCACAGCCTGgcccaggatctcgtgatctgaagccacTTAGGCTAACCTAAACAATGAGGCTGTCATAAACATGTAATATTATCATTTCAAAAACCATGAGGCAtgctatttaaataacaatgtaCATTGGTTTAACTTACAGTTCGAGGCATAATCCACTCTTCTATAGCATTATAAATTCTTATTTCACGAGATGAGCCTGTGTGAAGCAGATGAGTGACTCGAGATGCAAGAGAGCGACCACAGCGGAGGCAAACATTACGGTGGCCAAGTTGTCTTGGTTGATCAATAGCTGATGTTTGAGCCAAGTTCCAGCAAGCTTGGCAAATATAATCACTGTTGTTCAcctgaaatattgaaaaaattgtttatatcaaCAAATTCTGTTTACTCTATGCTTGGCCCCACCTGTAACCTGCATTGGTCTACACTCGTAAATCCGTCTCCAAAAGGGGAGGCCTGTGTGCAGCAGTAGAATGTAGGGCAATGATGTTACTTAGCtgattttagtatttaaatGTTAACAATCATTGATGGTATACATTGTAAGGAAAACTATAGATTAAATTGATAGATGCCAGTTAGCTAATAAATAAGCGAGTACTTACAGGCTGTGGTGTACGCCATCGACGAATCACTGAGAGAATCATTTCGTCATTCAAGGCTCGTCGGCCTGTGGTATTACAACTAGTAGTTGCTATGCCACAGTTCACACAAAGATTCATGATGGTGATTTCCAATCGATAAGCCGGCCAATAATCCAAAATAACGAGCCAAAGTCAAACGTGTAAACAAAATTCGTGTCCGGTGTGATAGCAAGGGTCGTTTATGTTAGGCAAGATCAGAAGTCCGTAAAAAAGCAGTGGTCGAAGAATATTATATGAAAACAATGGAAAGCACACTCAAAACGCATACGCAGTAAACACGATACGAAACAAGTGATCTCTTTACGAATGGTCGTTCGGGAACTGTCAGTGTCATGTCACTGTCAACATAGATAAAAATAGAGCAGTAATTAACTCGTGAATCGATTTTGTAAATGATAATCGATTTTTAGATTTCTATTTATTACATAGATCTTTTGATTCAAAGtacttacattaattaaattggactaaatagtttttaatattgttagaaTATTTATATTCCCATTAgcctcttttatatttttataaaaaaaagattgcaaatcgattaaaattatcgataacctattttatttttgatcttatcttattttttacatttctcaTCTTCCAGATTGTGAATTGAGCTGATTTTTTCAATGAtttagtagaaaaaaataacggattttttaagCTATGTTTCAACCTATTACAACTTGGGCCCAGAAGTTCCCGTCTCCTTTACTAGCCCTTAACAGTCCGTTCAGTGAGCTATCCGCACGCGGTCAGTTGGCCACCCTGCCGCGCCTCTCAACCCGAGTGGACGCTTATTGGAGAGCTATGTAGCTATTCACTCTTGATCACGATCCGCAAAAAACTGAGCGATGGGTCCGCAACGGACGCATGCAACAATCCACGTGCAGACGGTCCTCGACATACTGGCCCTTACCGTATATAAGCAGTCGAGTGGGTTCGCCAGTGACAGTGCGGCCGGTGCGGTCGCGACCAGCGCAGCGCCACCGTGCGGCATGACCACGCGACGCGCGAGCTATCTCCACCGCGTCACCTTGCCGCCAAGTCGCCTCCCCGCCACCCGGGGAAGACGGCAGATTTACTTGCTGTGAGAAAGTTCCTTATCAATATTACTTCTTACTGCCTCGTTAGTCCATAGATTAGATTATGCAGTTACGGATAGTAAGGTTCTGGGTCCGAATTGTTGGAGGGCTGGACGATTTAATATAAAGCTTTTCTTTCAtcaaaaatttttcattattagccAGAGTCACCGTGCCTCGAAAAGCTCATTGAGTCGTCAATATTGTGAAACATTACcaccaaataaaaatacactgtCTTTGTATAGTCGTACCTCACTATCCTTGTACCAGCGCAGATTAGTAACATTTACTAGGTCACACACGATGCGCGCGCGAGCGTGTGGCTCCACCAACAACTCCTTCTCCTGCTTCAGCGGCTGTATAACAATCACAATCAATTAGACGGTGTAAAACTGAATAATGAGAACTAACATTACCACCAAAGTTTTCGTAGAAATAAATCATTCATCCAATGTAAATGTTGTTTCACAAGGGACATTTCTTGGGCctatatctttatttatctaCAGTAGGTATTGTTCTAAACACCTAAAGCCTATATTGGACGCCGCATAGTGTGCTTCAGTATATTTTAAATCTTATGGTAATATGCAAAAATGAATGTCTACCGTCAGATCACATGAAGAAAAAATAGATTAAATGTAGGTACTCTTGAATTGCAATCGGAATAAAACAGGCGTGTACAATTAAGAACCTCTATTTCTATGAAAAAATACTAGCGTATGCCTTTTTATTTACTTCGgttatttcatataaaatccATAACTATTCTGAATGAAACAAAGCTTACATAATTGCTCCAAGCTATagatgtttattaaaatattgcaaaagGTATATTGAAGATTAAATTAAACACTCAGACAACCGGAGCACAACTTCAATATTACGAGTTTAATgaaattgtgtgtgtttgtgatGAAGGTATTCAAATATCAGTATTTGGCATTGAATGCCTATTTTACTAGTACGGAAAGTACTAAGAGGCAAGTTCAATCAAAATCACTAGAAAAAATTGTGCAGTCAAAACTGACAGACACGGACTGACGGACAAATTAATTGTACAGTTCGAATATTCAGTTAAAACTACGCAattaaaactgaacgtctgtagGGTGGGTATAATCGTATTGTTCATTGATGTGTGAATATAAATTCAGAATGTTATAGCAATGCATATCCAAATGCCTCAGAGAAATActgaaatatttacttaaaaatgtaattatgtcTAACATTACACCGCAGAGTGCAGACCGTGCCTCAAATGCCTTGCGAGCCTCAACCACGTCAACCAGCTCAACCGCCTGAACCACTTCACTCGCTTCAACCACGGTTTCAACATTTTATACAACAAACTCAATTAATTACAAGACGCCTGTCTATAGGGTTGCCACTCAACTTAGAAACAAAAACCATTTTTCTTGTATACCACTGTTAGTTgtcttgatattttttaaattatcaaatcTCTATaggtttgtaaattgtagtaataaaatataaaataactaattcagtttcacaagttttattagtcgtcatcaacccatattcgggtcactgctgagctcgagtctcctctcagaatgagagggataaggccaatagtccaccacgctggcccaattcggattggcagacttcacacacgcagagaattaagataattctctggtatgcaggtttcctcacgatattttccttcaccgattgagatacgtgatatttaatttcttaaaatgcacacaactgaaaagttggaggtgcatgccccggaccggattcgaaccgacaccctccggaatcggaggtagaggtcatatccactgggctatcacgatttaTTAGTATAACGTTATTAATTGAACTATTAATCTTAATaagaatggaatggaatggaatcACTAAAAATAAGGTTTTGGACACCATAGGCAAAAGATTTCGTGGGACTATATTGACCATCAGTTTTATTgaatggcaaatattttttttcggataaGAGGTTATCCTTGCGAGCCTCTTGGGCCACAGCCTATCAATGCAATTTTTTAGAAACTCatttctatgtatttttttctatcattctaattaatttattcatttctaTAATTAACATCTATGCTATCTACATCCATCCTAGAATTTTATAAGCTATCCATCTTCTTCAAATGATCAGACTTGTCGGATTATATCTAACGACGAttgatgtaattaaaatataatatgaaaaatataatataaatcatatttatagCACGAGTGGTAGCCCTGCCGTCCCGCGCGCCGCACGCTTCCGAAAAGCTGTTAcgaaacattatattttaattcagtGCCTCCTTTTTCTTACGCAGTCAAATTATACCGTAATTTTCCTTGCTAAATATAGTAGGCACTGTTTAGTAATCTTACAGTATTTATCAATCCAATATTTCCCGATTTGTATAGTTTTctgcaatttaattttaaaactattaccTATCCTCACGCTTAGCTAAAAGTTAGCATTCTCTTACAAATTAAGTTTGAATgacaaaacattttttctttCACCACTGGAATATTTCGTAAGGATAtagtgttatttataaaaatataatgaatgagtagtgaatgcccgcgacttcatccgcttgAGAATTACGTATTACCCAAAAGGTAAAAGTGAGTGAACCTTAAAGTTTGAGaccaattttttgaaataattctGCCATACATAAGTTTTGCGTTACTTTAACGTCACGTCACGTTTTTCTTCACGCAGCGAAAGCTCTCCAAAGTAAGAAATATTGTTTCCtaatttatcacatttttcattgatgctcCGCTTGTATTAGTCTTGTGATTAAGCCTCTCTCGATAAATCGACTAtcttaaacaaaaacattttttgaagtgaaacttctttaggcgcatgAAGGTAAAttttttacagatgtaacgtcacgccCGTATGCAAtggaagtgtcgaaaaagagagagagagagcgatcgagaccgattgagagagagtaagacagggcgaacgtagcatgaagcaactagccatggagtgagagtagggagcaagcaagtgagaaagattgagagaaaaagtgagacagagtgaacgtcgtatcacgcacagtgctatggagtgagaggtgggagagagctatagtgagaaagattgagcgAGCGAGAGAAATcgcgcaatgtaaatattaaagaaataaattgaaaaaattaaatttataatttacattaattttcaacagtttttatattttaatgacaattaaattcctaacctgtcttcctttttcccttcctcttagtctcggaaatcttaagttttagatttgtataaatataaacaagatttataaattagttcgccaaagaagtttcacttttgacatgtgtactttgtacgcacgcatttttttatttgaagtagtacatcctgagattagcaccttcaaaaacacaaacaaactcttcatctttacaatattagtatagattactaaaCAGTGATTAAGTTATATAGAAACTGTAGCACAGACGATGCAGATTTAATTATGCCTCCTCTTGTCCTCTGAGGATCGGCGCGGGGTTGAGAGGGAAGAGGGGTCTAGTACATTGTGTTTACGCACCAAATCGCTTTGTTGCTTAATTCTATTCATGTTATACCTAAACCGtgtgtatattaaatttgaatacACGTGTACTTCTGTACAAATATTTCCATTTACCCGATATTGTACAAACTAAGGACTATTTACATACAAGGGACTATTTACATCATAAGACTATTTACGTATTATGTTCGTCAATCTTTTTCAGCCTATTcaaagttattataatttaatctaggaaaataaatgtttttgtacGTCATGAATCTCCACAAAAGACTTGCTtctatgaataaattaaaaaaaatgtttatattgaaatataaattatttttttttatatatatacttattaaaattaaaaaaagaataaacaaatcggtccaggcgtcttcgagtaatcagctaacatacatacaaaaaaacagactaattaatttatttatttattattctacaaaattcatattaaaattaagcctaactatgatgcaacacaaacgacagttggttttaccacaactgagaacctcctccttttttaaagtcggtcgagaaagaagaatattttccataaatatttttttttcttttaagagcAATCATTGCGTTTAGCACCCATCCACCCAAATTAATACATGCTACAATTTCCAACCTGAAAGGCTATTCTGTAAGGACGTTATGTATAAATCTGAATGCACATCTACCTTTTTCTTTCTATtctatcgtgttagacagagagagatagaggtgaattcgaaactcgcactcactagttatacaaaacatcctTACAGAATAGGCCTCCAGGTCGAAACACGACATCGTCACCCACTGCCTACCTTGAGTATTCATAACTAACCTGTAATAGAAaatgaattttccattttgtacaatttgcacTAAATGCCTACTCTAGTTAAAATGCTTGTGCACGATACTGTTTGCCAGGAGAAGTAATCATGGTGTGTTATCCTGTCAAGCAATGGCCTGAAGACCCCTACAAACTATTAAGTCGTTGAGTGATTGGCGTTTCTAATTTCAACCCTTCAGCGAAATATTGCTTGGGGTAAGAGTCTATAcacaccagtggcgaaggatagaattttgacgaaggtaagccgtacgaaagaaaatgaaaattccgCTTTAAACAAACCCCGGTTTCTCATACACCCATAATTACAATAATGGCTGTTGGATGTTCGACAATAGAGATGGGACAATtccatgtacgagtatgtatgaaatttcaaggtaacccggcgggaatcggcctgtacgaactcttcgccgctgatacaCACGATACCTTGCGGCGGGGACATGAAGCTATAATGGTGTCGCTGAATCTCTTTCTTACTGATTGTGTatcatataattaaatatcacgtgtctcaatcggtgaaggaaaacatcgtgaggaaacctgcataccagagaatttcttaattctctgcgtgtgtgaagtctgccaatccgcattgggccagcgtggtggactattggcctaacccctttcattctgagaggagactcgagctcaacagtgagccgtatatgggttgataacgacgacgacgacgatcaTATAATTACTGTATCCTCATTGGCACCTGGGGACATTCTCCAGGTCATCCCCGGAGTTTTCGAATCAGCTGAAAAGCATCACAACACTCGACTATTTGAGATGAAAAAAGATAAATAGCGGTAGAATCGAAactatcgctctctcttttTCTTTGCATTGGggcgaaagagatgggactgggacaactccgctgCTATTGATCGACATGTCTTTGATTGTATGTCGTTTTCTTTACGAGAAATGTCGATGGCACTAGTCCTAGGTGGGACGCGAAATCAAAAGCAGAAGATATTATTTGGACAATACACAAATTGGTAAGGGTAGTTCCTTTCTGAGTCAGATTCTAATCTACTATATAGAGTTCTTGCCTCTGCCTCTACAGGCAGAGA
This window contains:
- the LOC112055836 gene encoding uncharacterized protein LOC112055836, which translates into the protein MNLCVNCGIATTSCNTTGRRALNDEMILSVIRRWRTPQPVNNSDYICQACWNLAQTSAIDQPRQLGHRNVCLRCGRSLASRVTHLLHTGSSREIRIYNAIEEWIMPRTIEQGSHICHNCWVAADRAAVHMVSGPSTSSQGSSHEEIQIPAQVLTEPPASQPEEDRNNQPEPTIVLPGYMRAVETERWCFIQGCQRTERYRVPLFTRKMLLNRYKYYVPENNRLCDIHLVIEGWDFLESLRSNCVQNFTAKHIQDMMSLKDVIDCGLLHFDSIDTMGEHVVHTWVGLNKTQFNQMFHEVPQLLEIPKASLALAAYLMKLRTGDSDERLSILLKVSRRTLENWIHKVRDLLTEYFVPRFLGLNHINRQQIIDRNLTIPKALFGNFEGIDRPIVIFDGTYSYIEKSSNYLYQKKTYSLHKYRNLVKPFLIVSTDGHIIDVLGPYPATTSDSDIMKREFSNETLLKEYFIQGDAFILDRGFRDSLPLLHQHGYRTYVPASLEEGETQLSTIEANKSRAVTICRWVVEVVNGRFKRDFKLFRQNYFNVASKNFIKDFKVAAALLNSFHPPIVDRVDAGEILDQINLNMNIENALAEVIINENYNRRRSNFETITVHNDNLNDFPQLTHSELILISLGIYQIKQARSYYGEHVRGNDGYSIEVCREVSSSLLQELSASNRSWLLRGRIQSRHISRKTYFVYILVDSSLRGREAILNYYCNCIVGKRTVGCCAHVMSIIWYLSWARYQENIVPPAQFLDDILIIIEDE